The proteins below are encoded in one region of Telopea speciosissima isolate NSW1024214 ecotype Mountain lineage chromosome 10, Tspe_v1, whole genome shotgun sequence:
- the LOC122643597 gene encoding uncharacterized protein LOC122643597, whose protein sequence is MSLLRRPYAYSKMEMEDPEEKAHRRAQFLIYKVMERAEDSQSRRRRRPSVLRMRICKLKVKIGKRLKTMRKTMFLSISKARISLYKKIMAQLKILNRLLRGGEAMVSLPPPLCN, encoded by the coding sequence ATGAGTCTCCTAAGGAGACCTTACGCTTACTCAAAGATGGAGATGGAAGACCCAGAGGAGAAAGCTCATCGGCGGGCACAGTTCTTGATCTACAAGGTAATGGAACGAGCGGAGGATTCGCAATCCCGGAGGCGGCGGCGGCCATCGGTTCTGAGGATGAGAATATGTAAATTGAAGGTCAAGATTGGCAAGAGATTGAAGACAATGAGGAAGACTATGTTCCTCAGTATCTCTAAAGCTAGAATTAGCTTGTACAAGAAAATAATGGCTCAGTTGAAGATTCTAAATCGTTTGCTTCGTGGGGGAGAGGCCATGGTcagtcttcctcctcctctgtgCAATTga
- the LOC122643581 gene encoding uncharacterized protein LOC122643581 gives MGKLKDKFWQHAEQLDNGYFKCKFCEKQFYEGVTRLKYHLARVSGHDVAPYEKVTDDVQAQGILLVNSETSNKRRKGESGTCSSSFSMTSRGQRQSTMEEAIPSIDKPTWENSLREFFIKNNIPFNVVQSESFINLLKCTARYGPSVPIPSYSTLRGRIIPEARKGLEKYAGEVKLSWKETDCTIMSDSWTDLKRRSFINVTACSSGDALFLKSEECSHARVTGPSIFDILEGRYHWLFKTRCAAHEINLMLKDIYETVIWVQEIFDEAKGLIDYMYRSVIVLQLMRQLTHKDLKYPCKIRFASNFLMLQSIIEVEEKLKLLVASAE, from the exons ATGGGAAAATTGAAAGACAAGTTTTGGCAACATGCTGAACAATTGGATAATGGTTACTTCAAATGTAAATTTTGTGAAAAACAATTTTACGAAGGGGTCACTAGGCTTAAGTATCATTTGGCTCGGGTTAGTGGTCATGATGTTGCCCCTTATGAAAAAGTAACTGATGATGTTCAAGCACAAGGCATTCTTCTTGTTAATTCTGAAACAAGTAATAAAAGACGTAAGGGTGAAAGTGGAACTTGTTCCAGTTCTTTTTCTATGACTTCACGTGGTCAGAGGCAATCCACAATGGAAGAAGCCATACCTAGTATAGATAAGCCAACTTGGGAAAACAGCCTCCGTGAATTCTTTATTAAAAACAACATTCCTTTCAATGTTGTTCAATCGGAGTCTTTCATCAATTTATTAAAGTGTACTGCCCGTTATGGCCCTAGTGTTCCTATTCCAAGTTATTCTACCCTTCGTGGTAGAATTATCCCTGAAGCAAGAAAGGGTCTTGAAAAATATGCTGGAGAAGTAAAGTTGTCTTGGAAGGAAACGGATTGTACCATTATGTCTGACTCATGGACTGACTTAAAGAGGCGGTCTTTTATTAATGTCACTGCTTGTTCATCGGGTGATGCTCTTTTCTTGAAATCAGAGGAATGTTCTCATGCTAGAGTGACTGGTCCATCTATCTTTGATATTCTGGAAG GAAGATACCATTGGTTGTTTAAGACTCGATGTGCAGCTCATGAAATTAATTTAATGTTGAAGGATATTTATGAGACTGTGATATGGGTTCAGGAAATTTTTGATGAAGCAAAAGGCTTAATTGATTATATGTATAGATCTGTCATTGTCTTGCAGTTGATGAGACAACTCACACACAAAGATCTGAAATATCCTTGTAAAATCAGATTTGCTTCCAACTTCTTAATGCTTCAGTCCATTATTGAAGTGGAAGAAAAGCTTAAACTCCTAGTTGCATCAGCGGAGTAG